The Phocoena sinus isolate mPhoSin1 chromosome 12, mPhoSin1.pri, whole genome shotgun sequence genome includes a window with the following:
- the CLDN20 gene encoding claudin-20: protein MISAGLQLLAFALALSGVSGVLMATLLPNWKVNVDPGSNIITAIVQLQGLWMDCTWYSTGMFSCTLKYSVLALPTHVQAARAAMVLACVLSAVGMCTATIGMKCTRLGGDRETKSYACFAGGVCLMSAGISGLIPTVWYTKEIIANFVDVTVPESNKHEPGGAVYIGFISAMLLFISGMIFCIKKDSEVWLHPSKQQHVPTTQPEDRSAYSLKDYV, encoded by the coding sequence ATGATCTCGGCGGGTCTCCAGCTCCTTGCTTTTGCCCTGGCCTTATCTGGGGTCTCTGGAGTGCTCATGGCCACCCTGCTGCCCAACTGGAAGGTGAATGTGGACCCGGGCTCCAACATCATCACAGCCATCGTGCAGCTGCAAGGGCTGTGGATGGACTGCACGTGGTATAGCACCGGGATGTTCAGCTGCACCCTGAAGTACTCCGTCCTGGCCCTCCCCACCCACGTGCAGGCCGCTCGGGCCGCCATGGTCCTGGCCTGTGTCCTGTCTGCTGTGGGGATGTGCACTGCCACAATCGGGATGAAATGCACTCGCTTAGGAGGGGACAGGGAAACCAAGAGTTACGCTTGTTTTGCTGGGGGAGTCTGCCTCATGTCTGCGGGGATCTCTGGTTTAATACCGACGGTGTGGTACACGAAGGAGATCATAGCCAACTTTGTGGATGTGACAGTTCCAGAAAGCAACAAACATGAACCCGGAGGAGCTGTCTACATTGGATTCATTTCGGCCATGCTGCTGTTTATCTCTGGCATGATTTTCTGTATAAAAAAGGATTCGGAGGTTTGGCTCCACCCATCCAAGCAGCAGCACGTCCCCACCACACAGCCAGAGGACCGTTCAGCATACAGCCTGAAGGATTATGTGTGA